tttatcctgCCCTATCTGAGGGCGGCATACAGTAGTGCCAAAGACCCAGTATTACTCACTTTTGAGCATTTAGTAGTCTTTttcgggggaatagaaaaaaaacctgaaattccgccattgttctatgcgttttcaaTTCACGCTGTTCACTGTGTGGTGTAATtaacaggttacctttattctacgggccggtatgattacgacgataccacatatgtataggttttttatgttttacgacttttgataaaaacacttttgaactaaattatttgtttttgcatcgtcgctttccaagtgtcgtcatttttttatttttccatcaatgtagagattttttgggtttgttttctgcgggacgagacatagttttgattggtactattttggggttcatggaacttattgattaaagagactgtcaccacattataagtggcctatctcctaaagtgcattttatttagaaaaactatctatttttaccacgttagaagcgatttttagctttatgctaattagtttcttaatgcccaagtgggcgtgtttttactttgtacaacgcccacttggtctagaggagtgtatgacgctgaccaatcagtgaccaatcagcatcatacacttctctccatttatttaaacagcacatagcgatatcgctatgtgcagtcacataaacacactataacgttactgcagtgtccggacaatgaatatacattacctccagtcaggacatgatgtgtattcagaatcctgtcacttctgtagcgtctgtgtgagatttacagcaaggcaaacgtaatctcacgagattacgatgtaacctgtcatttcaaacgagattacgcttgtcttgctggaaatctcacagaaaagattcagaagtgtcaggattgtgaatacacatcacgtccatgctggtagtgatgtatatgcattatcaggacactacagtaatgttagtgtttgtgtatgtggctgcacataaatatatatatagctatatcgctagtgcagtgtaaatgaatggagaggagtgcatgacgctgattggtcagcgtcatacactcgtctgtacaacgcccacttggtctaaagtaaaaacacgcccacttgggcattaagaaactaattagcataaagctaaaaatcgctcataaagtggtaaaaatagatcgtttttctaaataaaaagcattactgtcacctacattatagcgccgatctccttatgtaggagataggccacttataatgtggtgacagagtctctaacttttattatgacttttttggggggcaatggaaaaaaatagcaatatcgccattgtttttttgcgttttttttttactgtgttcaccttgcggtttaaattacatattaactttattgattgggtcacggcgataccatataggtGTACTTTAATTCAttgtttacacttttactaaataaaaccactttttatgggaaaagaaatggatttatttttttactgtaatttcacattacttacttatttttttagtcccactaggggactttactatgcgatctttagatcgctgctataatactttggtatacatAGTATACCAGAGTATTATTGCCTgtaagtgtaaatctgacaggcatctattaggacgtACCTGTGGTGCATCCTTATAGGCATATGcctagggcagacctgggggcttttatcaggcccccggctgccatggcaccccatcggaggcccgcgattgcatttgcgggccgccgatgggtgagctccctccctctgtaaacaagttaaatgccgcggtcgctattgatcgcggcatttaaagggttaaacggccgcgatcaaagtaaacttcggtCGCTGATGTTGGAGAAGGAGCCCGGCTGGGCCCCGGCCTGCAAGGGACAaccgtgcagggcttagactggggtgccatgaaaaggcggcggcctagcttaaagaggctctgtcaccagattttgcaacccctatctgctattaatTAGACAggatgtctcacaggacaaatacgTATAAAGGTGGGAAaaacactcaaccacccatatggaaaattagagataaggactctaacaatatatgataaaccagagaaacagagtccatatatatcaatgtatgaaacaactaaatatctttattgaaaaaagaataaaatacattaaatgacagacagagaatctaaaaataaatcctgtacggatcacagatgtatacattgagtatatatatatttaaatacacTGATGGTATACACAGTTACTATAACTCAATGTAACTTCAACATGGGGTGCATCAACATAGGAATGATTTCAAAGTATAAGTTGTGTGAAAAAAGACAATATGCCTAACTCTAAAAAGGCCTGTGGTGACTAGAAAGTAAGTAATTAGTGCCTGAAAAAATGGCAAAAAGCCAAATATAGATCCAAtgtatgcacttacccatgtatgggaggttgagtgtgacccagcggtataggatagcgccccgacgcgcgtttcgcccgtagctttctcaaggggattATACTTTGAAATCATTCCTATGTTGATGCACCCCATGTTGAAGTTACATTGAGTTATAGTAACTGTGTATACCATCAgtgtatttaaatatatatatactcaatgtatacatctgtgatccgtacaggatttatttttagattctctgtctatgtcatttaatgtattttattcttttttcaataaagatatttagttgtttcatacattgatatatatggactctgtttctctggtttaccctatctgctattgcagcagatcggcgctgcaatgtagattacagtaacgtttttatttttaaaaaacgagcatttttggccaagttatgaccattttcgtatttatgcaaatgaggcttgcaaaagtacaactgggcgtgttgaaaagtaaaagtacaactgggcgtgtattatgtgcgtacatcggggcgtgtttactacttccacttctcttcagaacgcccagcttctggcagtgcagacacagccgtgttctccagagatcacgctgtgtcgtcactcacaggtcctgcatcgtgtcagacgagcgaggacacatcggcaccagaggctacagatgattctgcagcagcatcggcgtttgcaggtaagtcgatgtagctacttacctacaaatgctgatgctgctgcagaatcaactgtagcctctggtgccgacacgatgcaggacctgtgagtgacgtcacagatctgcactgccagaagctgggcgttctgaagagaagtggatgatacttctcatcagaacgcccagctagtaaaagaagtaaacacgccccgatgtacgcacataatacacgcccagttgtacttttacttttcaacacgcccagttgtacttttgcaagcctcatttgcataaatacgaaaatggtcataacttggccaaaaatgctcgttttttaaaaataaaaacgttactgtaatctacattgcagcgcctatctgctgcaatagcagataggggctgcaaaatctggtgacagagcctctttaaggcccctcaGTGACCGCCATGAAAATGCGTATCGGTGGACACCAAGGGGTTAagaattttatggggaatacaagtatttactaaaacggacATGTCATGGGAACGGACAGGTCCTCTATAACAGCATTttaatatacagtaaatatacaatatttatattaaaaagatGTTCGAGATGTGTACATAAACAACAGGTTCTTATGCCTAATACATACCCCATTTTCACGTAGCAAAACTTTTAATCCTGGCTTTAATCTAAACATCTCTGATATCAGGTATAAGGCTCCACAGATAAATGATGGCTTTTGGCAACATGTGACTTGCAATAATCGCTTCACAAATGCTTTCACCCGTCTCAGTACAACATCTGCTTTCATTGATTTGAAGAGAAGATTGAGGAACATCGTCTGCTTGGACCCCTGTGATAATCCAGGATCTAGAAGCTTTCTGTTAATGTAAAAACAAATACAGGTAAAACTATTGGAACAAATTTGTCCATCATCTCCATAAGAGTGACTGATGCAGTATTTTCTTTCTACCATCTGTCCAAATGTGAGTGAATATATTCATAGTATGTAGGTGTTCTGCACAGATGTTCCACGCACAATATTCAAGTGAGTCTATCCTGCACAAGTAGCCTATCATCTGAAATGGCGCCGTTAACGGATAATGGAGTCTGTCAAGTTCCATCTGGTGTTCGTCATTTTAATGAGAAGAATTGCGCTGCATGCAGTCAAGTCCGATAGGATCTGGGACATCGGTTCCAAACAGTAGAGTGAGAGTGTCTGAACTCGCATACAAAACGTTTCTGCAGAGGGTTGGGCCCagttaacagagttttttttacgctgactttgaagtggaaaccgcgtcggcggCGGAGTTTTTCCACGACGGTTTTTagccgctcgtggggaaaaaaaagcggcatgctctttcttgccacacctctgacctcccattgaagtccatgggaggcagagaaagcgcttttcgctgtgttttttgcccgcagtgctCAATGGGCGAAAAtggcaggaattttgaggcaagtcAAAACCTGTCTCaagattcctgaaggaattttgaggaagatttttctgcctgcaaaaaaaaaaactcagtgtgaactgggcctactaGAAAGTATTAGACTGTCTCAGTGGTCAATTCCAGAAAACTGGAATTCTTACACTAAAGTAAGCAAAGGGGGTGCTTTCCTTCTCCCTCATTatggccaaaaaaatgtaacaacTAAAAACATAACATTACCACATAGAGCTGTAATTCTTACCTATACAAAGCTGCAAAGTACCTATTAGACATGGTCTGTTGAGAATCCATGACTTGGAACAGAAGCATTAGGATCTGCACCCCTGTGTTAAATTTCACAACGTGCAGTATTTTGAACAGTGTGTCCAGCTGCTCCTTCACCTTTTCACTCCCTATTTCAGCATAGGGATATGCCCTGTTCACCCCAGTCAACAAAGCCCTCAAGATTTTGGTgtcaatttcttttttctttatgcAAGCtcgaaaaaagcaaaaataaaccgTAATGAGTTGGTTTGCTAAATCCGATTCTTCATGGGAGAAAATGATCTGATTCAAAAAGCAAATGCCATAGTACTGGGCTTTCTCGCTGATATTCGGCCGATACAAGAGCCTTTCCACCTCTAGACACACAACTACTTTCATGTTTGGATGTTTATTCAGTAACATCTCTAGTAAGtaggaggctttggtggctattcTATACTGAGGGTCCCCAAGCTTATTGACTAATAACACCAGAAGGGTCTTCTCCTCTTCAGGTTTACTGCAGAGAAGTTCATGAATCACATTGAGAGATTTTGCCTTCGTTGCGATCAAACTGTCATGAGTCAAGGTTTCTAACACCTTGACAAACTCGGACACATTCTGTTTCAGCTGTTCTTCAAAATACCACAATATCAGGCGGCGGTCCCTGGCATCTCTGTTACCACTGGAAACCTGTTCAAGATTATTAAAGGGGTGCTGGACAAACGTGTGAAGTTTGCGATTTTCAGGCAAAAGGTCAGAATGAAGCAAATCCTTGAAAGTATCCAATGCCATAATGTTTTGTCGTTTGCTGCCCTTTTTCCTAACCAAATTTACTAGGTTCTCTACAAACTGTAAAGTATGAACAGGGGCATCCTGGATAAGTACGGTCATGGCAGCCATTCTGTCCGCTAACGTGCCCGTTGACACAACGGTTTTCATCCACACCGTGTTAGCCCCTTTCTGGAGCGCCTTCTTATTTTTATACAGGTTTACCTCATGTTCATACAGTTTCTGAGCCAGAGCTTGGTATTTTTTGACATCCTCTTCATTTTGTGGTTGCGTTGTATATTCTTGAGAATATTCATGGTCATACCACTTCCCACCCGGTTTAAGAAGCAGAATTGATCGTTCATTGAATTCAAAGACAGGCTTCCCTTTGGTCTTTGTTGTTGTGCTCGTGACATTGCTGTCTTTCTTTGGGACTTTAGATTTTTCCTTTACCCCTTTGGCTTTCCCATTTTGTGTTTCAGTTGTCTTCTTTTTCCCTTTACTGTCCTTGTTTTCGTCTTTAGTAgagattttgtttttcttttcttcctgTTTAGTGGAAATATCATCTTGTTCTATTATTTCGATGCTATGTTTTTGGATGCCCAGCTTTTCTACGAATGCCTTCAATTCACCTTCCTCTAGATCATCAATCTCCCCTTTCTTGCCACCATCCAATAATTCACCTGTATCTTCCAAGCCAGCAAGCATTACATAATCTTGCTAGaaggagaaaaataaataaataaattattaaaacCTAAAGTCATAAGAATTAAACAAAATACAGGCATTaggaatgtaagggtatgtgcacatgatgagaggcttttacgtctgaaaagacagacttttcaggagaaacagctgcgtcgtttcagacgtaaaagctcctcctcgcattatgcgaggcgtctgacgctcgtaaatcttgagctgctcttcattgacttcaatgaagaacggctcaaattacgttgcaaagaagtgccctgcacttctttgccgaggcagtcattttacgcgtcgtcgtttgacagctgtcaaacgacgacgcgtaaatgacaggtcatcggcacagtacgtcgggaaacccattcaaatgaatgggcagatgtttgccgacatattggatccctattttcaggcgtaaatcgaggcataatacgcctcgtttacgcctgaaaataggtagtgtgaacccagccttaggactgTGGTAGATGTAACGGAAAACATCTAAGCTCTGACCACATGGGCTCATCAGAGGACACCAAAGGCACCAGGTAATAAACCGCTTTCCATCCTCAGGATGCGTTCACACGTAGCGGTTGCAACCACTCCCACACGTGGTGACAgatggccgcatgattttgtcAATAAAACCGTGGTACTACAAGCACAAAACGGTTTGTCCATTTGCCACCACATGTAAACATTGTTTCAGCCATCCCTACATGGGAACGCagccttagggtccttttacatgtgAAGATAAACTTTGTAAAAATGAGCACCAATTGACAACATAGTGAGCAAACGTTACATTTATATGTAATaataattgtatgttttttttgtacttttgcttCTAGGATCGCTTGTCTCTCTTCCTGTCTCGTCTGCTAATAAATTGATGCCTGTTTACACGAGGGGATGTGACGCCAATAAATAAAGTTTAAGCAAACATAAGAGATTTGAACCATGAAAAAACTAGGCAATTTTCGCTGATCGTGCAATCATAGTGACATAGGCTTAactattttttcaattttacaaactATTAttatgcaatgttgatccagaggaaggcaaaaactccaTGAAGCAGAAGTAAATTTTCctcatcttaggcctcatgcacacgaccgtattttttcccacccgtaaatacgggtccggtgtcacacgtattcgacccgttttgcaccagtatttacggacccgtgcccgtaaatatgggtccagtgtcacccgtattccacccgtatttacgggcacgtttttggcggcaaaatagcactgcactaatcggcagccccttctctctatcagtgcaggatagagagaagggacagccctttctgtaataaaagttaaagaaattcatacttacccggccgttgtcttggtgacgcgtccctctcttcacatccagcccgacatccctggatgacgcggcagtccatgtgaccgctgcagcctgtgattgacctgtgattggctgcagcggtcacatgggctgaaacgtcatccagggacggccaggacgtcgggccggatgtcgagagggacgcgtcaccaaggcaacggccgggagaccggaccggaggaagcaggaagttctcggtaagtatgaacgtcttttgtttgtattttttacaggttgctctttattctgattggtagtcactgtccagggtgctgaaagagttactgccgatcagttaactctttcagcaccctggacagtgactatttactgacgtcgcttagcaacgctgccgtaatgacgggtgcgcacacacgtagccacccgtcattacgggagctccatagacttctatggactgtccgtgccgttattacggcctgaaataggacatgttctatcttttttaacggcacgggcaccttcccgtaagaaaacaacgggaaggtacccgtggccaatagaagtctatgagcccgttattacgggttgtaattacgacccgtaataacgggagtttttacggtcgtgtgcatgaggccttagggaaaaaaattccttcccgactccaatatggcaatcagaataaatccctggatcaccaACCGATCTACAGTAATCGGGAAGGATTAataagtaatattattacactcaagaaagacaTCCAGGCCCCTTGTGAACTCTTTCAGTGACTTCACCATAACAACCTCCTCTGTCAGAGTTCCACaatgtcactgctcttacagtaaagaacccccttctatgtttgtgtagagaCCTTCTTTCTCCTAGTCCCCttgttacagtcctgggtataaatagatcatgagagagcTCTCTGTATTGACCTCTAATATAtttatagttattaggtcactctTCAATCGTCTTTTTTCATAaccaaagtaataaatggaatgggtggactaCAATAACCAGAAATATTATCAAACTAAGGGTTACTTAGTTTGATAATCTTTCTGGTTATTGTAGTCCatccattccatttattactttagttgcccACCTTTGAACCCGCTCAAGCTCATCTTtgtctttcttgtgcactggtTCCTAAAACTATATGTAATTTACAAACATACTTATATATTTCAATTGACTTTAATgacattctttttctttttaagacccagcttctttgtatcctattTACAGATTTTTGCAAATATACATATCCTGTATCTTGCCATCAAAGCccattccgtcaggtcagctgcactGCCGGCTCCGGCGAAAGCTGGTCCTGtgtatctctgacacgcaggatccagctaataacgatcacatctaagttcatcatcTGTGTACAAGCGAGGAGAATATTGAATGGGAcggcggtcgagcatgtgcgctgccgtttaattcaaagtctatgggaatgacagaaaccgCAGAGTACAGCGcgacggaaacagcagagtacagcgcgacggaaacagcagagtacagcGCTCAGACGTTTTCCGTCAGTCCCACAGGCATTCAATGGAGTATGCTCAATCACCTCTCGCCACTGCGATGTGCAGTGGAGGATCAGGACCCCCATTCTGACAATAAGTAGGGGTCCCACAATTAACCAgtggattctgggaataccccttcaatGATTTACGAATGCGATTTTAACACACCAGTCAATCAAATAAAAATAACCAAGTAAAGCCCCAAAGTCTTCTTACATGTCTCAAGGGCCTGTGACAATATGTACATGCCATACCTTGGTGCCACCCAAACGCAACACTTCCTCCAGCGAGAAGCCATCTTCCGTAGCGTCTGACTTCTCAGCGCCACACTCCATGTCGTCCTCCATGCCGGCCTCCATGTTGTCAGCTGCTGAGAAGCTGTAACAGCGTGGCGTGAACAGTTCGCAGCACCGGAAGCCACAGCGTCCTGTCTGAGCGGTAAAGAAGTATATCGTGAAATTAAATCCTAGTAGTAGTATTCTATGTATTGTAAGGACAACGAACACGTATCGTTTTGTAGGACATGATAAATAACTCCACGATACCTAAGAAAAGGCGAAAAGTAGCACCAAATAGAGACCTTACCACTCTATCTGCCAGGACCTGCCGGCGAGGTCACGGCCACGTGGTTCTCAGCTTCTTCCGGGTTTGTGTGACTACGAGTCAAGCTTGTGTGAGGTGATTGCGCCGCAGCATGAGCGCGCTCGTCAGATTACAGCAGCATGGAAGGAGAGCGCTTCACGCGCATTCTGGTAAGCGCGCTCACATGGACTGTGCCTGCTGGGACTTCTAGTTCTACAGCTGCTAGAGcgctgattttatatatatatatatatatatatatatatatatatatatatatatatatatatatgtgtatatagtcgtTTATGCCACCCGATCACTTTATGTTTTTTATCCTATAAATATACAGTGGCCTaatccatttttgtatttatttttaacacATGTTGCTGGTTACGGCTTAGATTTACAAAGATTGGCTTTatatacgccagtcttagtatgAAGCCCGCACAAATAAAATGTGGCTAATTTTAAGAGGCACACacctcttaaagggtaactagacatgtcagtagttttaattggtaggggtccgagcactgagacccccaccaatcgctaaaaccaagcagcagaagcgcttgtgtgataACTCAGCCGCTTTGCGTCTGTTCGGctctttccggaaatcaatgtatcggagtacggactcaattgaAAGATTTTGGCCtagtgcacacttcagtctttttcttcagggtgctagccgtttttctgacggcaagcaccctgacccattcatttcaatggggccatgcacgcatcagtttttttgatggtcccGTTGCTCTGTCCCgatgcaaagtagagcatgtcatatttttgtccgagattccgtgaccgtgaggcccatgcaagtcaatggggccgtcaaaaaaactgaaggcacacggaaggaatctgtgtgccgtccgtgtgtgacggagccgttgcctagcaacagccgggcgagcagaagtacattacagatctattacactaattggcagccacttatctctatcaatcaattgctgattaaaaataaaataaaaagcagttcatacgtacccggtcgttgtcttggtgacgagtccctcttcttcatccagtccgaccttcctgtatgacggggcagcctgtgattggctgcagaggccactgcagcctgtgattggctgcagaggcggtcacgtgggatgaagcgtcatccctggaggccggccttctgacgtcatccag
This genomic stretch from Rhinoderma darwinii isolate aRhiDar2 chromosome 4, aRhiDar2.hap1, whole genome shotgun sequence harbors:
- the CEBPZ gene encoding CCAAT/enhancer-binding protein zeta; amino-acid sequence: MEAGMEDDMECGAEKSDATEDGFSLEEVLRLGGTKQDYVMLAGLEDTGELLDGGKKGEIDDLEEGELKAFVEKLGIQKHSIEIIEQDDISTKQEEKKNKISTKDENKDSKGKKKTTETQNGKAKGVKEKSKVPKKDSNVTSTTTKTKGKPVFEFNERSILLLKPGGKWYDHEYSQEYTTQPQNEEDVKKYQALAQKLYEHEVNLYKNKKALQKGANTVWMKTVVSTGTLADRMAAMTVLIQDAPVHTLQFVENLVNLVRKKGSKRQNIMALDTFKDLLHSDLLPENRKLHTFVQHPFNNLEQVSSGNRDARDRRLILWYFEEQLKQNVSEFVKVLETLTHDSLIATKAKSLNVIHELLCSKPEEEKTLLVLLVNKLGDPQYRIATKASYLLEMLLNKHPNMKVVVCLEVERLLYRPNISEKAQYYGICFLNQIIFSHEESDLANQLITVYFCFFRACIKKKEIDTKILRALLTGVNRAYPYAEIGSEKVKEQLDTLFKILHVVKFNTGVQILMLLFQVMDSQQTMSNRYFAALYRKLLDPGLSQGSKQTMFLNLLFKSMKADVVLRRVKAFVKRLLQVTCCQKPSFICGALYLISEMFRLKPGLKVLLRENGENDEEEHFCDLPDDDEEDGDDNTTDKDKACTAIDASKNLPSGSWVHQQSLQGLKNSSQYDPMNRNPLFCGADNTSVWELKKLSEHYHPSVALFAKTILEGNSVQYMGDPLQDFTLMRFLDRFVYRNPKQQKIRENNRGYLMHQKKRLYMNQERQPVNNAIFLEKEEREIPVDEVFFHRYFKKLSTDKQKYKRNEAEESLQDVDDDEFEKILDSFEGDSFYTGMDNVLDFAGNLKPSEKSAKKKSEVDDSDSDWDTEAADDDEEVSLGTMCEEDFEVDDAGGVFMDTSEIEDTEPEVKKGKKRHLKEEDMLAAAEEFGDILDDNTGSKFDNIGINAVSNKENASIKQLKWETQRDNWVHNKDAKNIIKKKRKFKQTKIPKKGKNKK